In Bacteroidota bacterium, one DNA window encodes the following:
- the rpoC gene encoding DNA-directed RNA polymerase subunit beta' produces MAYGTPDVVEKKQYNSITVSLASPESILERSFGEVLKPETINYRSFKPEKDGLFCEKIFGPVKDYECHCGKYKRIRYKGIICDRCGVEVTQKKVRRERFGHITLSVPVVHIWYFKSLPNKIASLLGIKSKDLEKIIYYEQYVVVQPGAAGGLGIEERQLLTEDEYFDILYQIPEDNNRLPDDDPEKFIAMIGGESIEELLKRLDLDSLTQELRFQAKTETSQARKAEALKRLGIVEGFREANSRMENRPEWMVMRVIPVIPPELRPLVPLEGGRFATSDLNDLYRRVIIRNNRLKRLIDIKAPEVILRNEKRMLQEAVDSLFDNSRKANAVRSDSNRALKSLSDMLKGKQGRFRQNLLGKRVDYSGRSVIVVGPELKIHECGLPKEMAVELFKPFIIRKLIERGIVKTVKSAKKVVDRRTADVFDILEKVIQGHPVLLNRAPTLHRLGIQAFQPVLIEGKAIRLHPLACTAFNADFDGDQMAVHVPLGQAAILEAQILMLASHNILSPAHGGPIAVPSQDMVLGMYYLTKSRSGLKGEGMRFGSINEVQQAFDRDIIDLHAKIQLRLDEGPSFDGKHAQGTMIETTAGRALFNAIVPDGVGYINEVLGKKNLRRIIGGIFARTDFPRTAAFLDSIKDMGFRQAMLGGLSFSLADIVIPDAKHELIDQADEKVAEIRGNYEMGFITESERYNQVIDVWTSTNNKISDVLYVALKDDDDGFNAIYMMADSGARGSREQIRQLGGMRGLMAKPRKSLDSGSGAIIENPIKSNFKEGLTVLEYFISTHGARKGLADTALKTADAGYLTRRLVDVSQDVIVTEPDCGTLRGIVTGALKDNEDIVQPLTERILGRVSVHDVNDPLTGERLVNRNELITEEIAEAIAQTSIEAVEIRSVLACEAPRGVCALCYGRNLATGRMVEAGEAVGVIAAQSIGEPGTQLTLRTFHIGGTASRIAAESTIQSKFGGTIVYDNLRTVENDTDDEPKTIVLGRSGEVRVMGDDGRQLIAYTVPYGAELLVTEGQVIEKGDVLASWDPYNSVIISEVKGTIGFQDIIEGTTYREESDEQTGFREKVVVETRERTLTPAVLVKTKEDTKEYPMPVRARLQVDAGDEVQAGTVVAKIPRQSAKTRDITGGLPRVIELFEARSPTEAAVVSEIDGVVSFGGRKRGSQEVIVTSRDGSTEKTYLVKLSKHLLVHENDYVKAGEALSDGQISPDDILAILGPTAVQEYLVNEVQEVYRLQGVGINDKHIEVIVRQMMQKVRITDPGDTTFLESNLVNRFDLARANDDLYDEFVVTDPGNSTLKIGQVVGRRQLREVNSEMKRQDLQPVEVREAEPAVAEPVLLGITQAALATDSFISAASFQETTKVLTEAAIAAKQDGLHGLKENVIVGHLVPAGTGLRQYTDIVVGSKKELEALQAATDAIDAVLDGETGGDGLTAAEQDEAVAEISRRLGL; encoded by the coding sequence ATGGCCTACGGCACCCCCGACGTCGTCGAGAAGAAGCAGTACAACTCGATCACCGTCTCCCTCGCCTCGCCCGAGTCGATCCTGGAGCGGTCCTTCGGCGAGGTTCTCAAGCCGGAGACGATCAACTACCGGAGCTTCAAGCCGGAGAAGGACGGCCTTTTCTGCGAGAAGATCTTCGGGCCCGTCAAGGACTACGAGTGCCACTGCGGCAAGTACAAGCGCATCCGCTACAAGGGCATCATCTGCGACCGCTGCGGCGTCGAGGTGACCCAGAAGAAGGTGCGCCGCGAGCGCTTTGGGCACATCACGCTCTCGGTCCCGGTGGTCCACATCTGGTACTTCAAGAGCCTCCCGAACAAGATTGCCTCGCTCCTCGGCATCAAGTCGAAGGACCTCGAGAAGATCATCTACTACGAGCAGTACGTCGTCGTGCAGCCCGGTGCCGCTGGCGGCCTGGGCATCGAGGAGCGTCAACTGCTCACGGAGGATGAGTATTTCGACATCCTCTACCAGATCCCGGAGGACAACAACCGCCTCCCGGACGACGACCCTGAGAAGTTCATCGCCATGATCGGCGGCGAGTCCATCGAGGAGCTGCTCAAGCGCCTCGACCTTGACTCGCTGACGCAGGAGCTGCGCTTCCAGGCCAAGACCGAGACGAGCCAGGCCCGCAAGGCCGAAGCGCTCAAGCGCCTCGGCATCGTGGAAGGTTTCCGCGAGGCCAACAGTCGCATGGAGAATCGCCCCGAGTGGATGGTGATGCGCGTGATCCCGGTGATCCCGCCGGAGCTGCGCCCGCTTGTCCCGCTCGAAGGGGGGCGCTTCGCCACGTCGGACCTCAACGACCTCTACCGCCGCGTCATCATCCGCAACAACCGCCTCAAGCGCCTGATCGACATCAAGGCGCCTGAAGTCATTTTGCGGAACGAGAAGCGCATGCTCCAGGAGGCCGTCGATAGCCTCTTCGACAACAGCCGCAAGGCTAACGCTGTCCGCTCGGACTCGAACCGTGCGCTGAAGTCGCTCTCCGACATGCTCAAGGGCAAGCAGGGGCGCTTCCGCCAGAACTTGCTCGGCAAGCGCGTCGACTACTCGGGCCGTTCGGTGATCGTCGTCGGTCCTGAGCTCAAGATCCACGAGTGCGGCCTGCCGAAGGAGATGGCCGTCGAGCTCTTCAAGCCGTTCATCATCCGCAAGCTCATCGAGCGCGGCATCGTCAAAACCGTCAAGAGCGCCAAGAAGGTCGTCGATCGCCGCACCGCCGATGTGTTCGACATCCTAGAGAAGGTGATCCAGGGCCACCCGGTCCTGCTCAACCGCGCACCGACGCTCCACCGCCTCGGCATCCAGGCGTTCCAGCCGGTCCTCATCGAGGGCAAGGCGATCCGCCTCCACCCGCTCGCCTGCACCGCATTCAACGCGGACTTCGACGGCGACCAGATGGCCGTGCACGTCCCGCTCGGGCAGGCCGCCATCCTGGAGGCGCAGATCCTGATGCTTGCGAGTCACAACATCCTCAGCCCGGCGCACGGCGGCCCGATCGCGGTTCCGTCGCAGGACATGGTGCTCGGGATGTACTACCTCACCAAGAGCCGCAGCGGTCTCAAAGGCGAGGGCATGCGCTTCGGCTCGATCAACGAGGTCCAGCAGGCCTTCGACCGCGACATTATCGATCTGCACGCCAAGATCCAGCTGCGTCTCGACGAGGGCCCCTCGTTCGACGGCAAGCACGCGCAGGGCACGATGATCGAGACGACGGCCGGGCGCGCGCTCTTCAACGCGATCGTCCCGGACGGCGTCGGCTACATCAACGAAGTCCTCGGCAAGAAGAACCTCCGCCGCATCATCGGCGGCATCTTCGCGCGCACCGACTTCCCGCGCACGGCCGCCTTCCTCGACTCGATCAAGGACATGGGCTTCCGCCAGGCCATGCTCGGCGGGCTCTCGTTCAGCCTCGCCGACATCGTCATCCCGGACGCGAAGCACGAGCTGATCGACCAAGCCGACGAGAAAGTCGCCGAGATCCGCGGCAACTACGAGATGGGCTTCATCACGGAGTCCGAGCGCTACAACCAGGTCATCGACGTCTGGACGTCGACGAACAACAAGATCTCGGACGTCCTCTACGTCGCCCTGAAGGACGACGACGACGGCTTCAACGCCATCTACATGATGGCCGACTCCGGGGCGCGTGGTTCGCGTGAGCAGATCCGCCAGCTCGGCGGCATGCGCGGCCTCATGGCCAAGCCCCGCAAGAGCCTCGACAGCGGTTCGGGTGCGATCATCGAGAACCCGATCAAGTCCAACTTCAAGGAGGGCCTGACCGTCCTGGAGTACTTCATCTCGACGCACGGTGCCCGCAAGGGCCTCGCGGACACGGCGCTCAAGACCGCCGACGCGGGCTACCTCACGCGCCGCCTCGTGGACGTGAGCCAGGACGTGATCGTGACGGAGCCGGACTGCGGTACGCTGCGCGGCATCGTGACGGGCGCGCTCAAGGACAACGAAGACATCGTCCAGCCGCTCACCGAGCGCATCCTCGGGCGCGTGTCGGTGCACGACGTGAACGACCCGCTCACCGGCGAGCGCCTCGTCAACCGCAACGAACTCATCACGGAAGAGATCGCCGAGGCGATCGCGCAGACCTCCATCGAGGCCGTCGAGATCCGCTCGGTGCTCGCGTGCGAGGCCCCGCGCGGCGTGTGCGCGCTGTGTTACGGCCGCAACCTCGCGACGGGCCGCATGGTCGAAGCGGGTGAGGCCGTCGGCGTCATCGCGGCGCAGTCCATCGGCGAGCCGGGCACGCAGCTCACGCTCCGCACCTTCCACATCGGTGGTACGGCCAGCCGCATCGCGGCCGAGTCGACCATTCAGTCGAAGTTTGGCGGCACCATCGTCTACGACAACCTCCGCACGGTCGAGAACGACACGGACGACGAGCCGAAGACCATCGTGCTCGGCCGCTCCGGCGAAGTCCGCGTGATGGGCGACGACGGGCGCCAGCTCATCGCCTACACCGTGCCCTACGGCGCGGAACTGCTCGTCACGGAAGGCCAGGTCATCGAGAAAGGCGACGTGCTGGCCTCGTGGGACCCCTACAACTCGGTCATCATCTCCGAGGTCAAGGGCACCATTGGCTTCCAGGACATCATCGAGGGCACGACCTACCGCGAGGAGTCGGACGAACAGACCGGCTTCCGCGAGAAGGTGGTCGTCGAGACGCGCGAGCGCACGCTCACGCCGGCGGTCCTCGTGAAGACGAAGGAAGACACGAAGGAGTACCCGATGCCGGTGCGCGCTCGCCTTCAGGTGGACGCGGGCGACGAGGTGCAGGCCGGTACGGTGGTCGCCAAGATCCCGCGCCAGTCGGCCAAGACGCGCGACATCACGGGTGGTCTCCCCCGCGTGATCGAGCTCTTCGAGGCGCGCTCACCCACCGAGGCGGCCGTGGTCTCCGAGATCGACGGCGTGGTGAGCTTCGGCGGCCGTAAGCGCGGCTCGCAGGAAGTCATCGTCACCAGCCGCGACGGCTCGACGGAGAAGACCTACCTCGTCAAGCTCTCGAAGCACCTCCTCGTCCACGAGAACGACTACGTCAAGGCGGGCGAAGCCCTCTCCGACGGCCAGATCTCGCCGGACGACATCCTCGCCATCCTCGGGCCGACGGCCGTGCAAGAGTACCTCGTGAACGAAGTCCAGGAGGTCTACCGCCTCCAGGGCGTCGGCATCAACGACAAGCACATCGAGGTGATCGTTCGCCAGATGATGCAGAAGGTCCGCATCACCGACCCGGGCGACACGACGTTCCTTGAGAGCAACCTGGTCAATCGTTTCGATCTCGCGAGGGCCAACGACGACCTCTACGACGAGTTCGTGGTGACCGACCCGGGCAACTCGACGCTCAAGATCGGCCAGGTCGTCGGGCGGCGTCAGCTGCGCGAGGTCAACTCGGAGATGAAGCGCCAGGATCTCCAGCCCGTCGAGGTCCGTGAGGCCGAGCCTGCCGTCGCAGAGCCGGTGCTCCTCGGCATCACGCAGGCCGCGCTCGCGACGGACTCGTTCATCTCGGCAGCCTCCTTCCAGGAGACGACGAAGGTGCTCACCGAGGCTGCCATCGCGGCCAAGCAGGATGGCCTGCACGGGCTGAAGGAGAACGTGATCGTGGGGCACCTCGTCCCAGCGGGCACGGGCCTCCGGCAGTACACCGACATCGTCGTCGGCTCGAAGAAGGAGCTCGAAGCGCTCCAGGCGGCCACCGATGCCATCGACGCGGTCCTCGACGGCGAGACCGGTGGTGACGGTCTCACGGCTGCCGAGCAGGACGAAGCAGTCGCAGAGATCAGCCGTCGCCTCGGACTCTAA